GCAGCAGAGCGATGCCCTTGTACAGCCACTCGTGCCACACGCCCCCGAACAGCAGCGGGGGCACCAGGGCCACCAGGGCGGACACCGCGACCACGCCCGGGGTGTAGTACCGGCTGAAGCGGTCGATGAAGCGCGCGGTGGGCGCCTTACTTCCTTCCGCCTCCTCGACCAGGTGGATGATGCGGGCGATGGTGTTGTCGCTGGCCGCCTTGTCCACCCGCACGGTGAGCACCCCATCGGTGTTGATGCTGCCCGCGTACACCGTGTTCCCGGCGCTCTTGACCACGGGCACGCTTTCTCCCGTCACCGGGCTGTCATCCAGGTTGGAGGTGCCGCTCAGGATCGTGCCGTCGGCCGGGACGCGGCCCCCGGGGTTCACCTGCACGGTCTGCCCCACCGCGAGCGAATCGGCAGGCACTTCACGGGTCCCCTGGCCTTCCACCAGCAGGGCGGTCTTGGGGACCAGGGCGGCGAGCGCCTGAATTCCGGCGCGGGCCCGCCCGGCGGCGATGCCTTCGAGCAGCTCCCCGACCGCGAAGAAGAACACGACGACGGCGCCCTCGGCGGCCTCCCCGATGAGGACCGCGCCGACGGCGGCGAGGCTCACCAGCGTGTTGATGCTGAAGTAGTCCCCGAAGCGGGCGCTGGCGACCGCCTTCTTCGCCAGCGGCCAGACCCCGAGCAGGGTGGCGGCGACGAAGCCCCAGGTGGCGAACTGGGGCTCGATGAAGCCGAACAGCCAGGCCAGCGCCAGCAGCACGCCGGAGGTCACGACCAGCTTGCCCTGCCCGGTGGCGTACCAAGGCTGACCGGGCGTGGGGGCCTCGTGGACGTGCCCGTGCTCGCCGTGGGCGTGGTCCTTGGGAGCGGCCTCCGACATCGGAGCCGTGGGCGGATTCAGCAGGGAGGGGGTGTACCCGAGGGCCTGGAGGTTGCGCTCCAGGGTGGCGCGCTCTGTCTGCGTCTCGTCGAGGTCCAGGCGGAGCGTCTGCTTGTTGAAGCTGGTCCTGACCTCCTCGGCGCCGGGGAGCGTGGCGATCATGCGCTCGACCTTCTGAACACAACTGGCACAGTCCATGCCGTCCACGAAGTATTCGAGCCTCGAGCGGGGAGCACTCATGCCCCCACTATACCTGAGCGTCTGCTCAGGTATCGAGATAAAACGTGGAGCCTCCTCCATCGGGTGAAGGTCGCGCCTGCCGGGTTGGCCGGGAGGAGGGTGCCGCCCAGGGAGGTCAGACCACGACGATGGGAGCACGGATTCAGGAGCACATGCCGATGATTTGCGCGGACGGGCACCCGCATGAGGAGGTGGACCGGGTGGACGGCGAGTACCTCAAGCTGACCAAGGATGACTCGGGGACGCACCATTGGCTCCCACTGAGCGCGGTGGATCATGTGGACGAGCATGTGCACCTGAACCACGAGCAGGTGCATCAGCAGTGGCTAAGCGAGGACCCCATCCCGAACACCGGCAGTGAGCCAGCCGTGACGGGAGGGGGCAACTCCAGGGTTGCTCGTCTCCCTTTCCCCCGCCGCGCCCATGGAGGTCACGCCTCACAAGGCCCTGCCCGGTGGGCGCGAGGTCAAAACCGCACGCCGATCCGCCGGGCACTCTCCCACAGCGCCTCCCGGGTGAAAGGCCCGGTGTGCTTTTCCCGAACCACTCCGCCAGCATCAATGAAGTACGTCTCGGGAATTCCGGCGACCCCATAGTCGATCGCCGCGCGCGACTGACGGTCAACCACGCTGGGATACGGCACCGCGAACTCCCGCACGAAGCCCTGAGCAGCGTCGGGCTGGTCCTGAAAGGTCACCCCGACCAGGGTGAGGTTGCGCGCTGCCCGCGCGAATTCGCCCAGCAGGGGCGCCTCCTCCCGGCAGGGAATACACCAGGAGGCCCAGAAGTTCACGATCACCGGGCCGCCGAGGTGGTCGCGCAGCCGGAAGGTCTGGCCGTCCAGCGTGGTCAGTGTGAAGTCCGGGGCCGATTTCCCGATCAGAGGGGACGGGGGCGCGCCGCTGGGGCGCAGCAGGGCCGCCGCCAGCACCGCCACCAGCAGGGCCGCGAGCACCGGCGGCAGCCAGCGCCCCAGCGGCCGCGCGGGCGGCCGGGACTCAGTCGGGGAGACGCTCTGGCGCACGGTTCTTGTACCGTTCGATGAAGTCCACGATCCTGGCCTCGTCCAGCGTGTCGAGGGTGTACAGCCGCCGCCAGGCGGTCAGGGCCAGCGGGACCTTCAACCGTGCGTTCGGGGCGACGACCGTCTTGTTCGGATAGCGCTTCTGAATCGCCTCCAGTACCCCAATGTCCCCCTTCAGCAGCGACGGATGGTACTGGATCACGATACCGCCGTGCTCCAGGTTGTGCACGAGGGCCTCGGGCGCAACCTCGTACACGAAGGTGCCCCAGGGCTGCGGCTGCTCGACATGCCAGCCGCTCGTCGCCGGGAAGGAGTTGTAGGCCGGGTGCTCGGCCCCCGCGGCGATGTGCTCCTGGCCCTGGTTGGGAAACGTCTGCCCCAGCTCCCCCGGGGCGCCGCCGGAACGGGCCCACCAGGCACCCCCCACCAGCAGCAGGGCGAACCCCCCCGCCAGCACGGCGGGCCAGGGGCGGCCCCCCGGCCGTGCCGGGGAGACCTTCCCACCGGACATCCTGTTCGTGTTGGTCATAGCTCCAGGCTACGCGGCCCATGTTCAACTTCTGTAAAAGGCGGAGCGTGGCTCTGGCTATGGGCGCGTCGGACGCGGCGCTGGATCAAAGCTGAACAGGAGTGTGCGACCAAGGCGGCCGGGGAAAGCCTCTCCCCTGGCCTTTGGTGGAGGATCACCCGTGGCCCATGCCGACCGTGTTTAGCCGCTATACGACCGGGTCGCCGCCCAATGCTGTTGCGGTCGCGCCTCCTCGCGGGGGCGTGCCGCGACGTGCTGGACCTCGGGGTGGGCACGGGTGCGACGTTCACGCATGGGCCCCGACCTCAGCGGTGGGACGCTCCGCAAAGCGCGCCCCAAGGCCCTGCCGTTCCCGACTCGGCGCGGCTCTTCGCGGAGCTGCGGCCGGGCGGACGGCTGCTGGCGCTTGTCCGCCCCCTCACCCCCGGCTGGGCCGGGCGGCCGACCTGATGTCTTCGATCACGTGGTCGGCTGGCATCCGAACCGGCGCACTCCCGAGCGGCTGCGCGCGGCTGGCTTCCCGGTGGAGGTGCGGGAACGCCGCCTGCTCGGCCTCCTCGTGACGCCCGCCGCGCTTCCCGTCCCGGCGGGCCGCGGACCCCTGCGCCGGGCGCTCATCCGCGCGCTCCTGTTCGTCTCCGGGACGGCCTTCGTTCTCACTAGCGCCCGCGAGATGGTGCAGATGCCGCCCTTTCGCAGCGGGGCCTGGTCCCCGCCGCCGGGGTCCCGTGCGCCGCCCTCGCGCTGAACCACCGGGACGCCGGGTGAGGGGGTGGCACGCGCCCTGAAGTGGTGGGCGTACAGCGGCCAGATGCCACTCGTGCCTGACCTGGGCGTGGGCGTCGCCACTCGCGGTGTTGACCCTCGCCACCTTCGAACCCGGGCGGCACGCCGGTCGGTGCCCTCCCTGGCCGGACACCTGGGCGGTGGTTCCTGGCCCCCAACGTGAGGCACGCCGGGACGCACCCGGCCAAGGACCTGGGAGAACAGGCCAGCTGTGCCCCGGCGTGACCTGCTCGCGGTCAGAGCAGCCAATAGACAAAGCTGTCGTACAGCCCGGCCAGGACGAACACGGCCCCGGCCACCGGCGTGGCGTGCCGGTGGCCGCGCTGGAGAGCACCGACGTACGGTGGCCGCCCGCTGGCCGTCGCCCGGGGCAGGAATGCGACCAGGACGAGCAGGGGAAGCGTCATCCCCAGCGCGAACGCGGCCGGGTACAGCGCGCCCAGCGGCGCGGTGAGCGCCAGCGGGAGGGTCAGGCCGAAGTAGAGCAGGAAGAGCGTCGGGCAGAACGCCAGGCTGAAGGCCAGACCCAGGAGGAACGCGCCCAGCGTGCCGCGCCCCCCCCGGGCGCGTTCCTCCAGCCGCCCCGCGAGGCGCGTCCCGAGGGTGACGCGGGGGCGCAGCACGCCGACCATCGCCAGGCCCACCAGGACCATCAGCGGGCCCAGCACCCGCCGAACGCCGGTGAAGAAGTTCCCGGGGGCCGCCAGGGTGCCGCCGAAGGCGGAGACGGCCACGGCGCCCAGCGCGAGGTACACCAGCACGCGCGCCCCCATGAAGGCCAGGCTGCGCGGCCAGGCCCCCCCCGCGTGGCCGTCCCGCGCGACGTAGGCGAGGGTCGCCGCGCCGGTCGAGAGCTGGCAGGGCGCGGTGGCGGCCAGCAGCCCCAGCAGGAACGGCGTGAGCAGCGAGGCGCCTGCCTGGAGGCGCAGGGCGGTGACGGGACCCGCCAGGGCGGCGTTCAGGGTGCCGCTGCGGCGATACAGGTCGAGGGCGGCCTCCCGCAGGACCGGGGAGATGGTCGGCCACGCGAGGAAGAGCGCGGCGACGAGGGTGCCCGCCGCGGCGAGCCACCAGCGCGACCTCACTGGCTCCAAGTCTTCCCCCCGTCCACCGAGCGGTACAGGAGGCCGCTCTCACCCGCGGCGTACAGCCTCGTCTCGTCCCGCGGGTCGGCGGTGACCAGCAGGGCGCCCTCGGGCAGCCCCAGGTTCATCCAGCTCGCGCCCCGGTCCTCCGAGCGGGCCACGCCAGCCGGACCGGCGAGGTACACATTGCCGCTCACCGGGTGAACGTCCAGGCCCAAACCCGCCGCCTGCGGCGCGTCCCCGGCCCGTTGCCAGGTCGTGCCGTCGTCCGAGACGATCAGCCCCTCACCCATGCTCAGGGCATAGAGCCGCGGGGTCTCCCCCGGACCTGCCGCGAGCGCCATCACGCCCGCCGTCTCCGGGGACACGAAGCGCCAGTCCTGCCCGTTCTCCGTGCGGTAGAGGCCCCTTCCGGCGATGTTCGCGTACCACACGCCGGGTCGACCCGGCAGGGCCACGAAGCCGTGAATGTCCGTGCCCGGGAGGGTTCCGAACCCCGCGTCCTGCCAGGTCGTCCCGCCGTCCCGGCTGACCTTCAGCACGTCATGCCCGGCCATGACCAGGGTGCCGCCCGCCGCCGGGGCGAGCGCCATGGCGTCTCCGGCACCGTCGGCGGCGCCCCAGGTCCGGCCCCCGTCCGTGCTGACCGAGACGCCCGCATGCTGCCCGTACAGCAGGCGGCCATCCGGGAGGACCCGCAGGGCGTGGAAGTCGCCGCTCAGCCGCCCTGCGGCCCGAACCCCAGCACCCTGCGTCTGCCACCACAGCGCGCCGCCCAGCCCGGCCGCGACCAGCAGGGCCAGGGGCAACGCCGCGCGGCGCCCGGTGCGGGGGGCGTGACGGGTGTTCGCCGTCATGTCACGCCGTCCCGGCCATCCCCCGAGCAGGCGCGGGGGGAACGGAAAACACCGCCGGGCACAGGGCGACTCTCCAGTTCGGGCACATTCCCAGACATTGCACGGACCTCACCCTACAGAAGCTCTGTTCAACTTCGGTAAAGCCCGGGAAAAAGCCGGAGGACGGGGCCCCGCCCCTGCTGGTTCCGGTTCAGCGGTCCGCCCTCCCGGGCGGCTCTGCGGACTCCACCCGGATCAGCGGCGTCTTGCCCAGCGCGGTCCGGGAAAGTTGCTCCACCACCTCCACGCGTACGTCCGGGGAGATCACCCCCCGCCTCTCCAGGGCGGCGGCCACGTTCGCCTCGACGCTCCCCGGGGTCAAGGTGGCCCCGGGGCCGGTGACCCGCACCCGAACGGCCGATCCGGTGAGCACGACCTGCCACTGGCTGACCGGCACGGCATCCATCAGATCGTGGAAGACATTGGGGTGGACCGTCACGACGGTCCCCCTGGCGCCGGGCAAGCGCAGGACCTCTTCCGCCCGGCCCTCGATGGCCGTGAGGCGCCGGTACGGCATGCCGCAGGCACACCTGCCCGTGTCGAGGCGGACCCGGTCTGTCAGTTCATACCGGATCAGGGGCAACGTGCGGCTGAACAGCACTGAGACGAGCAGCCGCTCGCCCGTCTCGCCCGGGGGCACGGGCCGGTGGTGCGCATCGACCACCTCGATCACGAGGAGATCCTCGTACAGGTGGAGCCCGTCGTGATGCGCGCACTCCCCGGCGATCCCGGCCGTCTCGGTCGCGCCGTACTCGTTGAAGGGGCGCTTGCCCCACGCGCTGGTGATGCGGCGCCGCGCCTCACCGGTTAGCACCTCCGACGCCGTGAGGACGGCCCTGGGGCGGATGTGCAATTCACCCGACAGTTGGGCCCCGGCGAGCTGGTGGGCGGTCCCGGCATAGGCCACCAGCCCCTCGGGCTGCCAGGCATTCAGCGCCGCGACGAGTTCGGGCAGGGGCTGGTCTGCGTCAAGGCGCAGGGTGGGGACCAGGGGACTTTGAACGCTCGCGCCCACGCTGGCGGACTGGTGCCAGGGGTGGGTGGTGCTGACCACCGCGAGGCGGGGATGATGCGTGAGATCCGCCCGGATGCCGCTCCAGGCGTACATCCGGGCATAGGAGGCGAGCACCCAGGACCACTCCTCCCGGTTGAACAGGAACAGTCCGGGGTGCCCGGTGCTGCCCGCCGTCGCATTCACCTGGTACCGCCCCAGGAACGGCTTCCCGCCGCCTGGGGCAGCCAGGTGGGCGCGGACGTCTTCCAGGTGCACGGCGCGGTCGGTGACCAGCTCGTCGTACCGGCTCATCAGCTCGCTCTTGGTGAGAACCGGCAATTCATGCAGCGGCCGGTCTTCGAGCCCCTGGTGGAAGCGCCGGTAGAACGGCGAACGGGCGAGCGCGAAACGCCGCAGCGTGGCGAGCGCCCGCTCCTGATGGCGTTCCAGTTGCTGGCGGCTCCAGGCGTCATGGGTTCGCAGGGTTCGCCGCTTGAGCAGCACCTCTGCCAGCAGCCGGGCATTCATCCCGTCGCCCCGCGCCGCCGGGTCTGCTGCAGGTGCCTCCCACGCCTCTGCCGGCCGCGTCTCCTCATCTGGTGCACCTCCCGCCCCAGCTTGGTGTTCCTGGGTTACCGGGCCGTTACCGCGGGTTCCGGGCCGGACGGGCAGAGGTGCCAACCACCCGTGGAAGCGCCGGGACCGGCGAACCCGCTGCCCGTTGGCGCGGGCACGCGTGGTCAGTTTCCGCCCCGACCGCGATGGAAGGAAAGCCCAGGACACCACCATGTGCCGCTTTGCACAAGCTTTACATGTCCGCCCTAGCATGACCTCGGGCCAAGCACGGCACGGCCAGTCCGCAGTGTCTGGATGGCTTCCAGGCCGCGCCCGGCCACCCGGAGGATGCAATGTCTACACGTATGCTGCAAGTTGTTCCGCTGCTGGGGTTATTCCTGGGCGTGTCCGCCGCGACCACCCTGGGCGGAGGAGGGGCGCCGGACGTGCGCGGAAGTGTCTGGGTCGCGGATGAGACGACCGGGAGCCTGACGGTGATCGACGCCGCCACCCGGCGTGTCCAGGCCACCCTGACTGGGGTGCCCTCCCCGCACAACGTTCAGCTCGCCCCAGGTGGCAAGAGCGTTTGGGCCGTGCTCGGCGAGCAGGCGCGGGCGGTCAAGATTGACGCGGCCAGTTACCGGCTGCTGGGCAGCGTTCCGACCGGGACGTCCCCCGCCCACGTCATCGTCAGCCCTGACGGGAAGCGCGCCTACGTCACAAATGGTGAGGACGGCACTGTCACCATTATCGACGCGGCCGCGCTTCAGCCTCTGGCGACCGTGAAGGTGGGCGCGCACCCGCACGGACTGCGCCCCAGCCCGGACGGCCGGTGGGTCCTGGTGGCGAACACCGGCGGGAACAGTGTGAGCTGGATCGACGCCCGGGCGTCCCGCACGGTCGCGGAGGTCCCGGTGGGCCAGGCCCCGGCACAGGTGGCGTTCGCCCCGAACGGCAAGGTGGCGTACGTGACGCTCCGCGACGAGAATGCGGTGGCCAGGATCGACGTCGCCACCCGGAAGGTTCTCGGAAAGGTGCGGGTGGGTCCCGGGCCGATCCAGCTCACCGTGACGCCGGACAACCGCTTCGTCCTGGCGGCCAACCAGGGCACCCCGGAGCGCCCCGGCCAGACCCTGTCGGTCATTGACGCCGCGAAGTTCAGCGTGGTGGCGGACATCGCGACCGGCGCGGGCGCCCACGGCGTGACGGTGGACCCCACCGGGCGCTTCGCGTACGTCACCAACACCTACGCGAACACCCTCGCGGTCGTGGACCTAGCCACGCGCCGCACGGTTGCCCGGGTGCCGACCGGGAAGGGGCCGAACGGGGTGAGCGTCTCGCCCCTCGCGCCAGCCCCGGGGGGCGTCCGTGACCTGGGTCTGCGCCAGGTGGAGCCGAGCACCGGCGGGGAACACGAGAGCCACCACTGAGAGGGCGCCCCACCCACCGGTGGAGCCAGCCGCCTCTTCGTCCGCATCCCGGACCCCTGCACACCCCAGGAGCAGCCATGACGCCCCTCACGATCGGGAAACTGCGCGGCCTGCAACGCCTCGCAACCCGGGAAGGGCTGTTGGTGATGAGGGCCCTCGATCACCGCGGATCTATCCAGCGCATGATGGGCCCCCGTCACCCGGAATCCGGGGATGCCGCGCGCCTCACTGGGTACAAGCTGGACCTCACCCGCGCCCTGGCCCCGGTGTCCGTATGGGGCGGCGCAGGGCATCGCGGTGGAAGCGCTGCCGGGGAACACGGGCCTACGGGTCGGCACGGAGGCCACCGGGTACAACGACGACCACGGGGCGCGGCTCACCACGTTCCACCCGGGTTGGAGGGGGCAGCCGATCCGCCGGATGGGCGCGGACGCCGCCAAGCTG
This is a stretch of genomic DNA from Deinococcus aerius. It encodes these proteins:
- a CDS encoding heavy metal translocating P-type ATPase; the protein is MSAPRSRLEYFVDGMDCASCVQKVERMIATLPGAEEVRTSFNKQTLRLDLDETQTERATLERNLQALGYTPSLLNPPTAPMSEAAPKDHAHGEHGHVHEAPTPGQPWYATGQGKLVVTSGVLLALAWLFGFIEPQFATWGFVAATLLGVWPLAKKAVASARFGDYFSINTLVSLAAVGAVLIGEAAEGAVVVFFFAVGELLEGIAAGRARAGIQALAALVPKTALLVEGQGTREVPADSLAVGQTVQVNPGGRVPADGTILSGTSNLDDSPVTGESVPVVKSAGNTVYAGSINTDGVLTVRVDKAASDNTIARIIHLVEEAEGSKAPTARFIDRFSRYYTPGVVAVSALVALVPPLLFGGVWHEWLYKGIALLLIGCPCALVLSVPAAITSGISAGTRRGLLIKGGAALESIGSVKTVAFDKTGTLTAGKPRVTDVVGQDRNEVLRLAAAVESGSSHPLAKAITDAAKGSHLTLPAAENAQALPGKAVTATVEGRTLSVSSPRHAATLTTLPADLSATIEAFEKQGRTAVVLLDGPTPLGVIAIRDEPRPDAREAVAQLRGLGVQTVMLTGDNARTGQAIASDLGMDVRAELLPEDKLRLIADLKAKGGVAMVGDGINDAPALAQSDVGIAMGGGTDVALETADAALLRERVTGVADLVGLSRATMQNIKVNIAFALGLKAIFLVTTLLGYTNLWMAILADTGATAIVTANALRLLRWKGSGPAAPRTVTAAPTPSRA
- a CDS encoding TlpA family protein disulfide reductase, which produces MRQSVSPTESRPPARPLGRWLPPVLAALLVAVLAAALLRPSGAPPSPLIGKSAPDFTLTTLDGQTFRLRDHLGGPVIVNFWASWCIPCREEAPLLGEFARAARNLTLVGVTFQDQPDAAQGFVREFAVPYPSVVDRQSRAAIDYGVAGIPETYFIDAGGVVREKHTGPFTREALWESARRIGVRF
- a CDS encoding DUF3105 domain-containing protein, producing MTNTNRMSGGKVSPARPGGRPWPAVLAGGFALLLVGGAWWARSGGAPGELGQTFPNQGQEHIAAGAEHPAYNSFPATSGWHVEQPQPWGTFVYEVAPEALVHNLEHGGIVIQYHPSLLKGDIGVLEAIQKRYPNKTVVAPNARLKVPLALTAWRRLYTLDTLDEARIVDFIERYKNRAPERLPD
- a CDS encoding urease accessory protein UreH domain-containing protein — its product is MRSRWWLAAAGTLVAALFLAWPTISPVLREAALDLYRRSGTLNAALAGPVTALRLQAGASLLTPFLLGLLAATAPCQLSTGAATLAYVARDGHAGGAWPRSLAFMGARVLVYLALGAVAVSAFGGTLAAPGNFFTGVRRVLGPLMVLVGLAMVGVLRPRVTLGTRLAGRLEERARGGRGTLGAFLLGLAFSLAFCPTLFLLYFGLTLPLALTAPLGALYPAAFALGMTLPLLVLVAFLPRATASGRPPYVGALQRGHRHATPVAGAVFVLAGLYDSFVYWLL
- a CDS encoding sialidase family protein, giving the protein MTANTRHAPRTGRRAALPLALLVAAGLGGALWWQTQGAGVRAAGRLSGDFHALRVLPDGRLLYGQHAGVSVSTDGGRTWGAADGAGDAMALAPAAGGTLVMAGHDVLKVSRDGGTTWQDAGFGTLPGTDIHGFVALPGRPGVWYANIAGRGLYRTENGQDWRFVSPETAGVMALAAGPGETPRLYALSMGEGLIVSDDGTTWQRAGDAPQAAGLGLDVHPVSGNVYLAGPAGVARSEDRGASWMNLGLPEGALLVTADPRDETRLYAAGESGLLYRSVDGGKTWSQ
- a CDS encoding phenylacetate--CoA ligase family protein; the encoded protein is MNARLLAEVLLKRRTLRTHDAWSRQQLERHQERALATLRRFALARSPFYRRFHQGLEDRPLHELPVLTKSELMSRYDELVTDRAVHLEDVRAHLAAPGGGKPFLGRYQVNATAGSTGHPGLFLFNREEWSWVLASYARMYAWSGIRADLTHHPRLAVVSTTHPWHQSASVGASVQSPLVPTLRLDADQPLPELVAALNAWQPEGLVAYAGTAHQLAGAQLSGELHIRPRAVLTASEVLTGEARRRITSAWGKRPFNEYGATETAGIAGECAHHDGLHLYEDLLVIEVVDAHHRPVPPGETGERLLVSVLFSRTLPLIRYELTDRVRLDTGRCACGMPYRRLTAIEGRAEEVLRLPGARGTVVTVHPNVFHDLMDAVPVSQWQVVLTGSAVRVRVTGPGATLTPGSVEANVAAALERRGVISPDVRVEVVEQLSRTALGKTPLIRVESAEPPGRADR
- a CDS encoding YVTN family beta-propeller repeat protein, encoding MSTRMLQVVPLLGLFLGVSAATTLGGGGAPDVRGSVWVADETTGSLTVIDAATRRVQATLTGVPSPHNVQLAPGGKSVWAVLGEQARAVKIDAASYRLLGSVPTGTSPAHVIVSPDGKRAYVTNGEDGTVTIIDAAALQPLATVKVGAHPHGLRPSPDGRWVLVANTGGNSVSWIDARASRTVAEVPVGQAPAQVAFAPNGKVAYVTLRDENAVARIDVATRKVLGKVRVGPGPIQLTVTPDNRFVLAANQGTPERPGQTLSVIDAAKFSVVADIATGAGAHGVTVDPTGRFAYVTNTYANTLAVVDLATRRTVARVPTGKGPNGVSVSPLAPAPGGVRDLGLRQVEPSTGGEHESHH